In Salvelinus sp. IW2-2015 linkage group LG23, ASM291031v2, whole genome shotgun sequence, a genomic segment contains:
- the LOC111951206 gene encoding LOW QUALITY PROTEIN: protein BTG3-like (The sequence of the model RefSeq protein was modified relative to this genomic sequence to represent the inferred CDS: inserted 2 bases in 1 codon): MMKKEIAAVVFFLKRLIKKVEKLETQKVDLFVEQLSVALQEKFRGHWYPDNPSKGQAFRCIRLNMLQKEDPELLRACQESGXQYKDLGLPRELTLWVDPGEGCCRYGEKNHAFTVASFFGDENVTKKVTNAVERVTSDYHSSSSSDEDSGLRETHPSPTCPQNHHTYQVIYPASPLWRRQVPKQKKMGHGKGYKVPPRPPHYGFRPQGRPTQPFRHXDWALPGQRGGLGYWGGTPGLAYC; encoded by the exons ATGATGAAAAAAGAGATTGCAGCAGTGGTGTTTTTCCTGAAAAGACTGATCAAAAAGGTGGAAAAGTTGGAGACCCAGAAAGTGGACTTGTTTGTGGAGCAGTTGTCTGTTGCCCTGCAGGAGAAGTTCAGGGGGCATTGGTACCCTGACAACCCCAGCAAAGGACAGGCCTTCAG GTGTATTCGGCTGAACATGTTGCAGAAGGAGGATCCAGAGTTGCTGCGGGCCTGCCAGGAGAGTGGGSTTCAGTACAAGGACCTTGGCCTGCCCAGAGAACTCACACTGTGGGTAGACCCTGGGGAGGGGTGCTGCAG GTATGGAGAGAAGAACCATGCTTTCACGGTGGCCAGTTTCTTTGGTGATGAGAATGTGACTAAGAAGGTGACCAACGCTGTGGAGAGGGTGACGTCTGATTACCACTCCAGTTCATCTTCAGATGAGGATAGTGGCCTCAGGGAAACCCATCCATCCCCTACCTGCCCCCAAAATCACCACACATACCAG GTGATCTACCCAGCTTCTCCTTTGTGGCGTCGTCAAGTGCCCAAGCAAAAGAAGATGGGGCATGGTAAAGGATATAARGTCCCTCCACGTCCTCCTCACTATGGCTTCAGACCTCAAGGCAGACCCACCCAGCCCTTCAGACA AGACTGGGCTCTGCCTGGCCAGAGAGGGGGGCTCGGATACTGGGGTGGCACTCCAGGCCTGGCTTACTGTTAG